The stretch of DNA AATACCGCCGCTCTGGGGGCGGTGCTCCAAATGCTGGGCATCGAATCCGAACCGCTCGAAGCGGTGGTCGCGCGCCAATTCAAAAAGAAGGGCGACGCTGTCGTGGCGGAGAATGTCGGGATTGCGCGGGGCGGTTATGATTATGCCGCGCGCCACTTCGAGCCGTTTCCCTTCCGCGCCCCAACGGGCTCCAGTCCAAAAGCGATTGTCACGGGCAACCAGGCAACCGCGATGGGCGGGGTGGCTGCGGGAGTGAAGTTTTACGCCGCCTATCCGATGAGCCCCTCAACCGGCGTGTTGATGTGGATGGCCTCTCACGCGCGGCAGTTGGGGATTATGGTCCGGCAGGTCGAAGATGAAATCGGCGTTATGAATATGATCATCGGCGCCGCGCACGCCGGTTGCCGCGCAATGTGCGCCACCTCCGGCGGCGGCTTTGCTTTGATGAGCGAAGCCGTGGGCATGGCGGGCATGCTCGAGACTCCCGTCGTCTGCGTCGATGTTCAAAGGGCAGGACCCGCTACCGGCGTGCCGACCAAAACCGAGCAGGGCGACCTGTGGCAATTGTTAGGCGCCGGGCAAGGGGACTTTCCCCGGCTCATCGTGGCCCCGGCCAGCCAATTGGACCTTTTCCATACCATCCCCGAGCTGTTCAACCTGGTCGATAAGTACCAGTGCCCGGGCCTAGTCCTGGCCGACTTGTTGATCTCCGAAGGGACCTGCAGCCTCGACCCCGCGGACCTGGATTTTCATCCCCGCATCGAACGCGGTGAAATCATTTTCCCCAACGGCAACGGAGACGCGGAAAACCCGTTCGGCGGCTGCAACGACAATGCCTATTTGCGCTATCGCAACACATCGAGCGGCATCTCGCCGCGCGCTGTGCCGGGTGTGCCCGGCCATATCCAT from Verrucomicrobiia bacterium encodes:
- a CDS encoding 2-oxoacid:acceptor oxidoreductase subunit alpha — protein: MAAVDFAIGIGGENGQGIASTGDILARIFARRGLNVNAYNAYQSIIRGGHTFLTVRASDGPVRSMGDKHDVLVPLNQDALDRHLRLMQAGSRVVYDGDRLKPGAAASGVQLCPLPMKQICGANKLAANTAALGAVLQMLGIESEPLEAVVARQFKKKGDAVVAENVGIARGGYDYAARHFEPFPFRAPTGSSPKAIVTGNQATAMGGVAAGVKFYAAYPMSPSTGVLMWMASHARQLGIMVRQVEDEIGVMNMIIGAAHAGCRAMCATSGGGFALMSEAVGMAGMLETPVVCVDVQRAGPATGVPTKTEQGDLWQLLGAGQGDFPRLIVAPASQLDLFHTIPELFNLVDKYQCPGLVLADLLISEGTCSLDPADLDFHPRIERGEIIFPNGNGDAENPFGGCNDNAYLRYRNTSSGISPRAVPGVPGHIHVAATDEHDEDGTLISDEFTNPTKRRMMVEKRARKMETVLAQIAPPRLFGPESALVTLVGWGSTQGVLREAVEKLAANEGIVANHLQVKWIVPFHGEEIARLLSRCKRVIIVENNYSGQFARYLRSETGFSAHGHIRKYDGEPFRPHHIVDAVKEQLAGQMTLSVPSHEIMV